One window from the genome of Pseudonocardia hierapolitana encodes:
- the pgsB gene encoding poly-gamma-glutamate synthase PgsB, which produces MTFLFGVYVAGCLILLVAGIVEQRGHHRRLRSMPQRIVVNGIRGKSSITRLCAGAMRGGGMRVVAKTTGTAARFILPDGTEEPVHRKFGIANVVEQIGIVRRAASWKPDALVIECMAVLPDLQEINEKKLVRSTICVICNVREDHLDEMGPTLDDVARSLSRSMPAGGTCVTAERERLHILQEEADRRGCRLVAVDPESVRDDEMERFRWITFKENVAIALAVAQLSGIGRGEAMAGMVAANPDPGTVTVENYATHRGRVAFGNVFAANDPESTLMNIDLLRRRGLISQPLTMVVNCRPDRVERNGQMGELSGRVRPERIVLIGEQTHTARGRVPRELADRVVDLGGALEVDALLDAVVIGPDGVGSVVAVGNIHGQGEVLLSRMAALPRPQLRVRVA; this is translated from the coding sequence GTGACGTTCCTGTTCGGCGTGTACGTCGCCGGCTGCCTGATCCTGCTGGTCGCCGGGATCGTCGAGCAGCGCGGCCACCACCGGCGCCTGCGCTCCATGCCCCAGCGGATCGTGGTGAACGGCATCCGCGGCAAGAGCTCGATCACCCGGCTCTGCGCCGGAGCCATGCGCGGGGGCGGGATGCGGGTCGTCGCGAAGACCACGGGAACGGCCGCCCGCTTCATCCTCCCGGACGGCACCGAGGAGCCGGTGCACCGCAAGTTCGGGATCGCCAACGTCGTCGAGCAGATCGGCATCGTGCGCCGGGCGGCGTCCTGGAAGCCGGACGCGCTCGTGATCGAGTGCATGGCCGTGCTGCCGGACCTGCAGGAGATCAACGAGAAGAAGCTGGTGCGCTCCACGATCTGCGTGATCTGCAACGTCCGCGAGGACCACCTCGACGAGATGGGCCCCACCCTCGACGACGTCGCCCGCTCGCTCTCGCGGTCGATGCCCGCGGGCGGGACCTGCGTCACCGCGGAGCGCGAGCGGCTGCACATCCTGCAGGAAGAGGCCGACCGGCGCGGCTGCCGGCTCGTCGCGGTGGACCCGGAGTCGGTGCGGGACGACGAGATGGAACGGTTCCGCTGGATCACCTTCAAGGAGAACGTGGCGATCGCGCTCGCCGTCGCCCAGCTCTCGGGCATCGGCCGCGGCGAGGCGATGGCCGGCATGGTGGCGGCCAACCCCGATCCCGGCACGGTCACCGTGGAGAACTACGCGACGCACCGGGGCCGGGTCGCGTTCGGCAACGTGTTCGCCGCGAACGACCCCGAGTCGACGCTGATGAACATCGACCTCCTGCGGCGTCGCGGCCTGATCTCCCAGCCACTCACGATGGTGGTGAACTGCCGTCCCGACCGCGTCGAGCGCAACGGGCAGATGGGGGAGCTGTCCGGCCGGGTCCGGCCAGAACGGATCGTGCTGATCGGGGAGCAGACCCACACGGCGCGCGGCCGGGTGCCGCGCGAGCTCGCCGACCGGGTCGTCGACCTGGGCGGCGCGCTCGAGGTGGATGCGCTGCTCGACGCGGTCGTGATCGGCCCGGACGGTGTGGGGTCCGTGGTGGCGGTGGGCAACATCCACGGCCAGGGCGAGGTGCTGCTGTCCCGGATGGCCGCCCTGCCGAGGCCGCAGCTGCGGGTGAGGGTCGCCTGA
- a CDS encoding HAMP domain-containing protein: protein MRFPPFPESRSAVGVRGGPLVALAALLAGAVALAVIALFGAGWPDWWVPAGLALVTIAAYVLLWGFVVRPVRRFAAAMARMAAEDRVDLVPRARIAELDRVALALYRFRRIRPGRRGARARHRVPLPATLGVVAALVLGWAIPAAVVTVGGVEPQTDAVVRDAGASAAAQAEELHGALRGGLAVVERAAGLPTGAAITDPATTAAEVLAAEPLFRSVTVVDASGQPVATAGPAPSSAIEVPPGGPRVVQANNAGSEPLVRASSPMWDGASALVAEFDPRALNTVIRGSGGHTRVVDGQRATVLDSSGYTAFDPLDDPALGALAAAASGGTPAVDTPEDGRVAAAQRVTPPGTATDLGWVLVEDQDVVAAAFAGDGNRRAALVAIVVAASLACAALAWTAVTVVAPARRLAGHVERLAVGETVAPLAPQRLDEIGTAVEATNRLAATRTVRRVARA from the coding sequence CCCCTCGTCGCGCTGGCCGCGTTGCTGGCCGGAGCGGTTGCGCTCGCGGTGATCGCGCTGTTCGGGGCCGGATGGCCGGACTGGTGGGTCCCTGCCGGGCTCGCGCTGGTGACGATCGCCGCGTACGTCCTGCTGTGGGGCTTCGTCGTCCGCCCGGTCCGGCGCTTCGCCGCGGCGATGGCCCGCATGGCGGCTGAGGACCGCGTCGATCTCGTTCCCCGCGCCCGGATCGCGGAGCTCGACCGCGTCGCGCTGGCGCTGTACCGCTTCCGTCGCATCCGGCCCGGCCGGCGGGGCGCCCGCGCCCGCCACCGGGTGCCGTTGCCCGCCACGCTCGGTGTGGTCGCCGCCCTCGTGCTGGGCTGGGCGATCCCGGCGGCCGTGGTGACCGTCGGCGGCGTCGAGCCGCAGACCGACGCCGTCGTCCGTGACGCGGGCGCGAGCGCCGCGGCCCAGGCGGAGGAACTGCACGGCGCGTTGCGCGGCGGGCTGGCGGTCGTCGAACGCGCGGCCGGCCTGCCGACCGGTGCCGCGATCACCGACCCCGCAACCACGGCGGCCGAGGTGCTCGCGGCGGAGCCGCTCTTCCGCTCCGTGACGGTCGTCGACGCGTCCGGGCAGCCGGTCGCGACGGCGGGGCCTGCGCCCAGCAGCGCGATCGAGGTCCCACCGGGCGGGCCGAGGGTCGTGCAGGCCAACAACGCTGGCAGCGAACCGCTCGTGCGCGCCTCGTCCCCGATGTGGGACGGCGCGAGCGCACTGGTGGCCGAGTTCGATCCACGCGCCCTGAACACCGTGATCCGCGGGTCCGGCGGCCACACGCGGGTCGTCGACGGGCAGCGGGCCACCGTGCTCGACAGCAGCGGCTACACGGCGTTCGACCCGCTGGACGACCCGGCGCTCGGTGCGCTCGCCGCCGCGGCGTCCGGAGGTACCCCGGCCGTGGACACCCCGGAGGACGGGCGGGTGGCCGCGGCGCAGCGGGTGACCCCGCCCGGCACGGCGACCGATCTGGGCTGGGTGCTCGTCGAGGACCAGGATGTCGTCGCCGCGGCCTTCGCGGGTGACGGGAACCGGCGCGCCGCGCTCGTCGCGATCGTGGTGGCGGCGAGCCTCGCGTGCGCGGCGCTCGCCTGGACGGCGGTCACGGTCGTCGCGCCGGCCCGCAGGCTCGCCGGGCACGTCGAGCGCCTCGCGGTGGGGGAGACCGTGGCGCCGCTCGCCCCGCAGCGGCTCGACGAGATCGGCACCGCCGTGGAGGCGACCAACCGGCTGGCCGCGACGCGGACCGTCCGGAGGGTGGCGCGCGCGTGA